One Purpureocillium takamizusanense chromosome 1, complete sequence genomic window carries:
- the msh1 gene encoding MutS protein 1 (EggNog:ENOG503NVM1~COG:L), which translates to MFRLRCLPSQRVIQFRANPTATISRAPLLVGPGLQDVPLLPASSRRQLRGKKTKTTVKLSELPQGAIRLETAQSHEDDHGPAYPTVVLQARRNMQKFANCVLLTRVGGFYELYFEHAEELAPLLNLKLASKKTSAGPVSMAGFPFFQLERYLKVLVQDLSRYVAIAEEFPNDAADRVKSGGLMHDRRVARIITPGTLIDENFIDPYSSNYVMAIYVCQHLTKPASQSSDKDHRDVVASSGACATPLGVAWLDLSTGQFFTQSSDLASLSSILSRISPREVVLDQDFESHKDHDIFSVLAEDRHLVTYSPQGELQDISDWTPLLEAEMSETVRRTFTEEEVFAGTLVLNYVKDRLQGMAMKLQPPLRHDSMQIMNIDKNSLRALEVKQTLRDGFFRGSLLHAIRRTVTKSGARLLNEWLSSPSTSLEVINKRQDLVARFIADDELRDTAVVLLRKSHDSQRLVQKFTLGRGDADDLLALASTIRATEDMVDLLKQAVAVPMEEPEEDCIDALISRIDLQKPSKLAQRIRDAIDEEGIVYQHEVEDSEASQIMALAQDIVSSEGSHHDASSLPKGKKRRPATIREYYAEDNDAWIMKPAASTTLKKLHSELSSLMGERDTLGETLRESLGASSLTLKWTPGLGHIAHIKGKDTRSLTNIKTLSSSRSTRSFHLPEWTALGQRLDQARFQIRREEQRVLQSLREQVVLNLVKLRRNAAVLDELDIATSFAKLAEEQNLVRPRLNNSTCHTVIGGRHPTVEGGLLEQGRTFVRNDCVVGSANRGFIWLITGPNMAGKSTFLRQNALITILAQIGCYVPASYAELGIVDAIFSRVGSADNLYRDQSTFMVEMLETAHILKQATSRSFVIMDEIGRGTTPEDGTAVSFACLHHLATVNQCRTLFATHFHEVADLAAANGLCKPNHGAVHTYCTGVEEDGSGGFVYVHRLRKGVNRQSHALKVARLAGLPQRAIDMAEKVLSKNSFANHVAQTHH; encoded by the exons ATGTTCCGGCTGCGCTGTCTCCCGAGCCAGCGTGTGATTCAATTCCGTGCGAACCCCACGGCGACGATCAGCCGCGCCCCCCTACTGGTCGGCCCTGGACTCCAAGATGTCCCTCTTTTGCCGGCATCAAGCAGACGGCAGCTGAGAGGGAAGAAGACAAAGACGACAGTCAAGCTATCGGAGCTGCCTCAAGGAGCAATCCGCCTTGAGACGGCGCAGTCGCACGAGGACGACCATGGCCCGGCCTATCCAACCGTAGTGCTCCAAGCGCGGCGCAACATGCAAAAATTCGCCAATTGTGTGCTGCTcacccgcgtcggcggcttctACGAGCTGTACTTTGAGCATGCCGAGGAGCTTGCGCCTCTTCTGAACCTCAAGCTTGCCTCCAAGAAGACGAGTGCCGGACCCGTGTCCATG GCGGGCTTCCCATTCTTCCAACTGGAGCGGTATCTCAAGGTGCTCGTCCAGGACCTCAGCCGCTATGTGGCCATAGCCGAGGAGTTCCCCAACGATGCGGCCGACAGGGTCAAATCGGGCGGGTTGATGCATGATCGAAGGGTAGCCCGAATCATTACTCCAGGCACACTGATAGATGAGAATTTCATCGATCCTTACTCCAGCAACTATGTAATGGCAATCTACGTCTGCCAACATCTAACAAAGCCTGCAAGCCAGTCTTCAGACAAAGACCATCGTGACGTTGTCGCATCTTCGGGGGCCTGCGCCACCCCCCTCGGCGTCGCATGGCTAGATCTCTCTACTGGCCAATTCTTCACGCAGTCGTCAGATCTGGCTTCACTATCCTCAATTCTATCAAGAATTTCTCCTCGCGAAGTCGTTCTTGACCAAGATTTTGAGTCTCACAAGGACCACGATATCTTCTCGGTCTTGGCCGAAGACCGACACCTTGTCACGTATTCCCCTCAGGGTGAACTGCAAGATATATCCGATTGGACTCCGTTACTTGAGGCGGAAATGTCGGAAACTGTGAGGCGCACTTTTACCGAGGAGGAAGTCTTTGCGGGCACGCTGGTGCTCAACTACGTCAAAGACCGGCTGCAGGGCATGGCGATGAAGCTCCAGCCACCGTTGCGGCACGACAGCATGCAAATCATGAACATTGATAAGAACAGCTTGCGCGCCTTAGAGGTGAAGCAGACGCTCCGTGACGGCTTCTTTCGCGGTAGCCTCCTCCACGCGATCCGGCGAACTGTTACAAAGAGTGGAGCTCGTCTTCTCAACGAGTGGCTTAGCTCACCGTCCACATCTCTCGAAGTCATCAACAAGAGGCAGGATCTGGTGGCTCGATTCATCGCTGACGATGAACTCCGCGATACGGCGGTCGTACTTTTGCGGAAAAGTCACGACTCTCAGCGACTCGTTCAAAAGTTTACCCTCGGAagaggcgacgcggacgactTGCTGGCCTTAGCCAGCACTATCCGCGCCACCGAGGATATGGTGGATTTGCTTAAGCAAGCAGTTGCAGTACCTATGGAAGAACCAGAAGAGGATTGCATTGATGCCCTGATTTCTCGGATCGATCTTCAGAAACCCTCAAAGCTCGCCCAGCGAATAAGAGACGCCATCGATGAGGAGGGCATAGTCTACCAACACGAGGTCGAGGATTCTGAGGCCAGTCAGATCATGGCTCTCGCACAGGACATTGTGTCCTCCGAGGGTTCGCATCATGATGCTTCGTCGCTGCCCAAAGGAAAGAAGAGACGTCCCGCCACTATAAGGGAGTACTACGCTGAGGACAACGACGCTTGGATCATGAAACCGGCCGCGAGTACCACATTGAAGAAGTTACATTCCGAGCTTTCTTCGTTGATGGGTGAAAGGGACACTCTAGGGGAGACTCTGCGTGAAAGTCTCGGAGCCTCAAGCCTCACCCTCAAATGGACACCTGGTCTGGGCCATATTGCCCACATTAAGGGCAAGGATACGAGAAGCCTCACGAACATCAAAACGCTGTCCTCCAGTCGTTCCACGCGCTCTTTTCACCTTCCCGAGTGGACAGCGCTTGGACAGCGCCTCGACCAGGCTCGGTTTCAAATCAggcgcgaggagcagcgtGTACTGCAGTCGCTACGCGAGCAGGTGGTCCTCAACCTTGTGAAGTTACGACGAAACGCGGCCGTGTTAGATGAGCTCGACATCGCCACGTCCTTCGCAAAGCTTGCTGAGGAGCAGAACCTGGTTCGACCACGACTCAACAACTCAACATGCCATACCGTCATCGGAGGGCGACATCCCACAGTAGAGGGTGGTTTGCTCGAGCAGGGACGCACCTTTGTTCGAAACGACTGCGTGGTCGGCTCGGCCAATCGCGGATTCATATGGCTCATAACAGGCCCAAACATGGCAGGCAAGAGTACCTTTCTACGCCAAAACGCCCTGATCACGATACTCGCACAAATAGGCTGCTACGTGCCCGCGTCTTATGCCGAACTGGGGATtgtcgacgccatcttcAGCCGAGTTGGGTCAGCGGACAATCTGTATCGTGACCAGAGCACCTTCATGGTTGAGATGCTGGAGACTGCGCATATTCTTAAACAGGCTACCTCACGATCATTTGTCATTATGGATGAGATCGGCCGAGGCACTACGCCTGAAGACGGAACGGCCGTCTcgtttgcctgcctgcaccaTCTTGCTACCGTCAACCAATGCAGGACGCTCTTTGCGACGCACTTCCACGAAGTCGCCGACCTGGCTGCCGCAAACGGACTGTGCAAGCCAAATCACGGTGCTGTGCACACATATTGTACAGGTGTGGAGGAAGACGGTTCGGGTGGATTTGTCTACGTGCACAGGCTACGGAAAGGGGTCAATAGGCAAAGCCATGCGCTCAAGGTTGCCAGACTGGCTGGATTGCCCCAACGGGCTATCGACATGGCTGAGAAGGTCCTGAGCAAGAACAGCTTCGCGAATCATGTAGCACAGACACATCACTGA
- the RPP0 gene encoding ribosomal protein P0 (A0) (L10E) (COG:J~EggNog:ENOG503NWY4~BUSCO:EOG09264G1I) — translation MGGKSANKAGYFDKLKGLLEEYKSIFIVEIDNVSSQQMHEIRHALRGKGVVLMGKNTMVRRALKTFVLDTPEYEKLLPHVKGNVGFVFTNKDLKEVRDLVLSNRVAAPARAGALAPVDVWVPAGNTGMEPGKTSFFQALQVPTKIARGTIEITTDLKLVSAGTKVGPSEATLLNMLNISPFTYGMGIAQVYDQGQTFPAEILDIGEEQLLGVLSTAITTIATISLALNFPTLPSVMHSVVNSYKNVLAVAIETEYSWPEIEELKDRIANPDAYASAAPVAAAAATGGDAAKPAEEAKEESEEEDEGFGGLFD, via the exons ATGGGGGGCAAGTCTGCGAACAAGGCTGGCTACttcgacaagctcaagggctTGTTGGAGGAGTACAAGtccatcttcatcgtcgaAATCGACAATGTCTCGTCGCAGCAGATGCACGAGATCCGCCACGCCCTCCGTGGCAAGGGCGTTGTCCTGATGGGCAAGAACACCATG GTTCGCCGTGCCCTCAAGACCTTCGTCCTGGACACCCCCGAGTACGAGAAGCTCCTGCCTCACGTCAAGGGCAATGTCGGCTTCGTTTTCACCAACAAGGACCTTAAGGAGgtccgcgacctcgtcctgTCCAACCGTgtcgccgctcccgctcgtGCTGGTGCCCTGGCCCCCGTCGACGTGTGGGTTCCGGCTGGCAACACCGGCATGGAGCCTGGCAAGACTTCCTTCTTCCAGGCCCTCCAGGTCCCGACCAAGATCGCCCGTGGTACCATTGAAATCACCACCGACCTGAAGCTCGTCTCTGCTGGCACCAAGGTCGGCCCCTCCGAGGCCACCCTGCTCAACATGCTCAACATCTCGCCCTTCACCTACGGTATGGGTATTGCGCAGGTCTACGACCAGGGCCAGACCTTCCCCGCCGAGATCCTCGAcatcggcgaggagcagctccttgGTGTCCTGTCCacggccatcaccaccattgCCACCATCTCGCTGGCCCTCAACTTCCCCACCCTGCCCTCCGTCATGCACTCCGTCGTCAACTCGTACAAGAAcgtcctggccgtcgccatcgagaCCGAGTACAGCTGGCCCGAGAttgaggagctcaaggaccgCATCGCCAACCCCGATGCCTACGCCTCGGCTGCTcccgtcgctgctgccgccgccactggcGGTGACGCTGCTAAGCCTGCTGAGGAGGCGAAGGAGGAgtccgaggaggaggacgaaggcTTCGGCGGTCTCTT CGACTAA
- the TRM82 gene encoding tRNA (guanine-N(7)-)-methyltransferase non-catalytic subunit trm82 (COG:J~EggNog:ENOG503NW8P~BUSCO:EOG092632TF) codes for MKIPYNCVHARGDVLFAARGGSIHTLSLLDGSYISTWQHPDVAKVADAMKEISDAQKVSEAEGSGEHEAQGTDESASVNASDAPKERKKKKRQPGKGETAGRKHQVARVPDRPVITLLTSTTDGQHILAVSGHDKVIWVFKHDGQGGLSLLNQRTMPKRPCAIAIAADEQIICADKFGDVYALPLIMTERSSSVTGASAASTPAPAQKPSGLAANTFTVHSQRNLEALENQRKQLELQRQKAIEKADGKEEGPDFDLTLLLGHVSMLTSLVLAESDGRRYIITSDRDEHIRVSRYMPQAHVIEGFCLGHKEFVSEVAIPAARGDILISGGGDEELFAWDWKEGKLLSKTSVLSIAQEIAPDTSKVAVTGICSLNYPSEAGDLTYILAICEQIKAIFSWQLTPDNILNRPGVIQLPANPLQLAVAAPDADGNALPKIIVAADPGHTSGVKSLQMFALTMSEDRLAVAKELPLHDEQPESGVVEASEKEIHNLLYTIENLRKQSGGTGGEAGEDEPEAEVDAGVPATDS; via the exons ATGAAGATACCGTATAATTGCGTGCACGCGCGAGGCGATGTACTTTtcgctgctcgaggcggcagcatccaTACTCTCAGCCTCCTCGACGGAAGCTACATCTCAACATGGCAACACCCAGACGTGGCAAAAGTCGCGGATGCAATGAAGGAGATTTCCGATGCTCAGAAAGTGAGTGAGGCAGAGGGCTCGGGGGAACACGAGGCCCAGGGCACCGATGAGA GCGCTTCTGTGAATGCTAGCGATGCTCCGAAGGAacgcaagaagaagaaacgCCAGCCTGGGAAAGGGGAAACAGCCGGGAGAAAACATCAAGTGGCGCGAGTGCCCGATCGACCCGTCATCACGCTTctcaccagcaccaccgacgGTCAACACATATTGGCCGTGTCCGGACACGACAAGGTCATATGGGTATTCAAGCACGATGGGCAAGGAGGACTGTCATTGCTCAATCAAAG GACAATGCCCAAGCGGCCGTGCGCGATTGCCATTGCGGCCGACGAGCAAATCATCTGCGCCGACAAGTTTGGCGATGTCTATGCTCTTCCACTTATCATGACTGAACGGTCATCATCCGTGACGGGTGCAAGCGCGGCGTCTACTCCGGCACCGGCACAGAAGCCGAGCGGACTCGCGGCCAACACATTCACGGTGCATTCGCAGCGCAACCTGGAGGCTCTTGAGAACCAGAGGAAGCAGTTGGAGCTCCAACGGCAAAAGGCCATCGAGAAGGCCGACGGAAAGGAAGAAGGTCCCGACTTTGAtttgacgctgctgctggggcaCGTCTCCATGCTCACGTCGCTAGTCCTGGCGGAAAGCGATGGCAGGAGATACATCATAACGAGCGACCGAGACGAGCATATCAGAGTGTCTCGCTACATGCCTCAGGCTCATGTTATCGAGGGCTTCTGCCTAGGTCACAAGGAGTTCGTCAGCGAAGTCGCAATCcctgccgcgcgaggcgaCATCCTGATTTCAGGAGGTGGCGACGAAGAGCTCTTCGCGTGGGATTGGAAGGAAGGGAAACTCTTGTCCAAGACCAGCGTGCTTTCAATCGCTCAGGAGATTGCCCCTGACACATCAAAGGTGGCTGTGACGGGCATTTGCTCTCTGAACTACCCGTCTGAGGCAGGCGACCTGACCTACATCTTGGCCATTTGCGAGCA GATCAAAGCAATTTTCTCCTGGCAACTTACTCCAGACAACATCCTCAACCGCCCAGGAGTCATCCAGCTGCCTGCAAATCCCTTGCAGCTAGCCGTAGCTGCTCCCGATGCCGACGGCAACGCGTTACCAAAGATCATCGTTGCTGCGGACCCAGGGCACACATCTGGGGTCAAAAGCCTGCAAATGTTCGCACTCACCATGAGCGAGGAtcggctggccgtggccaaggagctgccTCTCCATGACGAACAACCGGAGAGCGGTGTTGTAGAGGCGTCAGAGAAGGAGATCCATAATCTTTTGTATACGATTGAGAATCTGAGGAAGCAATCTGGCGGAACGGGCGGTGAGGCTGGCGAAGACGAACCTGAAGCAGAGGTCGACGCGGGTGTGCCTGCGACAGACAGTTAG
- the YDJ1 gene encoding Type I HSP40 co-chaperone, variant 4 (EggNog:ENOG503NW8I~COG:O): MVKETKFYETLGVAPEATEQELKKAYKMNALKYHPDKNAHNPGAEEKFKEVSHAYEILSDPQKRQIYDQYGEAGLEGGAGGGGMAAEDLFAQFFGGGGFGGMGGMFGGMNNRGPPKARTIHHTHKVSLEDIYRGKISKLALQRSIICPKCEGVGGKEGSVKRCPGCDGHGMKTMMRQMGPMIQRFQTVCPDCNGEGEIIKEKDRCKQCHGKKTVVDRKVLHVHVDKGVRSGTKVEFRGEGDQAPGVQAGDVVFEIEQKPHPRFTRKDDDLLYKCEIELVTALAGGTIFIEHLDDRWLSIDILPGEAIAQDAVKMVRGQGMPTPRHHDFGNMYIHFNVKFPEKNWTEDPAAFEALRKLLPSPPLQNIPPSDAMTEPADLEDMDSQTQNRVFGSPGMGEDEDEDGHPGAERVQCASQ, from the exons ATGGTCAAAGAAACCAAGTTCTATGAGACCCTGGGG GTCGCTCCTGAAGCCACCGAGCAGGAGTTGAAGAAGGCGTACAAGATGAACGCCCTCAAGTACCACCCCG ACAAAAACGCACACaaccccggcgccgaggaaaAGTTCAAAGAGGTTTCCCACGCGTATGAGATCCTTTCTGATCCCCAGAAGCGACAAATTTACGACCAAtacggcgaggccggcctcgagggaggcgctggcggcggtggcatggccgccgaggacctgtTCGCGCAGttcttcggcggcggtggcttcGGAGGCATGGGTGGCATGTTCGGCGGCATGAACAACCGCGGCCCTCCCAAGGCACGGACCATTCACCACACTCACAAGGTTTCCTTGGAAGATATCTACCGTGGCAAGATCTCCAAGCTGGCCCTGCAGCGCTCTATCATCTGCCCAAAGTGCGAAGGCGTTGGTGGCAAGGAAGGCTCCGTCAAGCGGTGCCCCGGCTGCGATGGCCATGGcatgaagacgatgatgcgccAGATGGGTCCCATGATTCAGCGCTTCCAGACCGTATGCCCCGACTgcaacggcgagggcgagatcATCAAGGAGAAGGATCGCTGCAAGCAGTGCCATGGCAAGAAGACAGTTGTCGACAGGAAGGTCCTACATGTTCACGTCGACAAGGGTGTTCGCAGCGGCACCAAGGTCGAGTTCCGCGGTGAGGGTGACCAGGCCCCGGGCGTCCAGGCCGGTGACGTCGTTTTCGAGATCGAGCAGAAGCCGCACCCTCGATTCACCCGaaaggacgacgaccttCTTTACAAGTGTGAAATCGAGCTGGTGACGGCCTTGGCTGGTGGAACCATCTTCATTGAGCATCTCGACGACCGGTGGCTTAGCATCGATATCCTTCCTGGTGAGGCCATAGCACAAG ATGCTGTCAAAATGGTTCGCGGCCAAGGCATGCCCACTCCCCGTCACCACGACTTCGGCAACATGTACATCCACTTCAACGTCAAGTTCCCCGAAAAGAACTGGACTGAGGACCCCGCTGCTTTCGAGGCTCTGCGGAAGCTTTTGCCGTCACCGCCCCTTCAGAACATCCCGCCGTCGGACGCCATGACGGAGCCTGCCGATCTCGAGGATATGGATTCACAGACCCAGAACCGGGTCTTTGGCAGCCCCGGCATGggtgaggacgaggacgaggacggccatCCTGGCGCCGAGCGCGTGCAGTGTGCTTCCCAGTAA
- the YDJ1 gene encoding Type I HSP40 co-chaperone, variant 3 (EggNog:ENOG503NW8I~COG:O) produces MNALKYHPDKNAHNPGAEEKFKEVSHAYEILSDPQKRQIYDQYGEAGLEGGAGGGGMAAEDLFAQFFGGGGFGGMGGMFGGMNNRGPPKARTIHHTHKVSLEDIYRGKISKLALQRSIICPKCEGVGGKEGSVKRCPGCDGHGMKTMMRQMGPMIQRFQTVCPDCNGEGEIIKEKDRCKQCHGKKTVVDRKVLHVHVDKGVRSGTKVEFRGEGDQAPGVQAGDVVFEIEQKPHPRFTRKDDDLLYKCEIELVTALAGGTIFIEHLDDRWLSIDILPGEAIAQDAVKMVRGQGMPTPRHHDFGNMYIHFNVKFPEKNWTEDPAAFEALRKLLPSPPLQNIPPSDAMTEPADLEDMDSQTQNRVFGSPGMGEDEDEDGHPGAERVQCASQ; encoded by the exons ATGAACGCCCTCAAGTACCACCCCG ACAAAAACGCACACaaccccggcgccgaggaaaAGTTCAAAGAGGTTTCCCACGCGTATGAGATCCTTTCTGATCCCCAGAAGCGACAAATTTACGACCAAtacggcgaggccggcctcgagggaggcgctggcggcggtggcatggccgccgaggacctgtTCGCGCAGttcttcggcggcggtggcttcGGAGGCATGGGTGGCATGTTCGGCGGCATGAACAACCGCGGCCCTCCCAAGGCACGGACCATTCACCACACTCACAAGGTTTCCTTGGAAGATATCTACCGTGGCAAGATCTCCAAGCTGGCCCTGCAGCGCTCTATCATCTGCCCAAAGTGCGAAGGCGTTGGTGGCAAGGAAGGCTCCGTCAAGCGGTGCCCCGGCTGCGATGGCCATGGcatgaagacgatgatgcgccAGATGGGTCCCATGATTCAGCGCTTCCAGACCGTATGCCCCGACTgcaacggcgagggcgagatcATCAAGGAGAAGGATCGCTGCAAGCAGTGCCATGGCAAGAAGACAGTTGTCGACAGGAAGGTCCTACATGTTCACGTCGACAAGGGTGTTCGCAGCGGCACCAAGGTCGAGTTCCGCGGTGAGGGTGACCAGGCCCCGGGCGTCCAGGCCGGTGACGTCGTTTTCGAGATCGAGCAGAAGCCGCACCCTCGATTCACCCGaaaggacgacgaccttCTTTACAAGTGTGAAATCGAGCTGGTGACGGCCTTGGCTGGTGGAACCATCTTCATTGAGCATCTCGACGACCGGTGGCTTAGCATCGATATCCTTCCTGGTGAGGCCATAGCACAAG ATGCTGTCAAAATGGTTCGCGGCCAAGGCATGCCCACTCCCCGTCACCACGACTTCGGCAACATGTACATCCACTTCAACGTCAAGTTCCCCGAAAAGAACTGGACTGAGGACCCCGCTGCTTTCGAGGCTCTGCGGAAGCTTTTGCCGTCACCGCCCCTTCAGAACATCCCGCCGTCGGACGCCATGACGGAGCCTGCCGATCTCGAGGATATGGATTCACAGACCCAGAACCGGGTCTTTGGCAGCCCCGGCATGggtgaggacgaggacgaggacggccatCCTGGCGCCGAGCGCGTGCAGTGTGCTTCCCAGTAA
- the YDJ1 gene encoding Type I HSP40 co-chaperone, variant 2 (EggNog:ENOG503NW8I~COG:O) has protein sequence MAAEDLFAQFFGGGGFGGMGGMFGGMNNRGPPKARTIHHTHKVSLEDIYRGKISKLALQRSIICPKCEGVGGKEGSVKRCPGCDGHGMKTMMRQMGPMIQRFQTVCPDCNGEGEIIKEKDRCKQCHGKKTVVDRKVLHVHVDKGVRSGTKVEFRGEGDQAPGVQAGDVVFEIEQKPHPRFTRKDDDLLYKCEIELVTALAGGTIFIEHLDDRWLSIDILPGEAIAQDAVKMVRGQGMPTPRHHDFGNMYIHFNVKFPEKNWTEDPAAFEALRKLLPSPPLQNIPPSDAMTEPADLEDMDSQTQNRVFGSPGMGEDEDEDGHPGAERVQCASQ, from the exons atggccgccgaggacctgtTCGCGCAGttcttcggcggcggtggcttcGGAGGCATGGGTGGCATGTTCGGCGGCATGAACAACCGCGGCCCTCCCAAGGCACGGACCATTCACCACACTCACAAGGTTTCCTTGGAAGATATCTACCGTGGCAAGATCTCCAAGCTGGCCCTGCAGCGCTCTATCATCTGCCCAAAGTGCGAAGGCGTTGGTGGCAAGGAAGGCTCCGTCAAGCGGTGCCCCGGCTGCGATGGCCATGGcatgaagacgatgatgcgccAGATGGGTCCCATGATTCAGCGCTTCCAGACCGTATGCCCCGACTgcaacggcgagggcgagatcATCAAGGAGAAGGATCGCTGCAAGCAGTGCCATGGCAAGAAGACAGTTGTCGACAGGAAGGTCCTACATGTTCACGTCGACAAGGGTGTTCGCAGCGGCACCAAGGTCGAGTTCCGCGGTGAGGGTGACCAGGCCCCGGGCGTCCAGGCCGGTGACGTCGTTTTCGAGATCGAGCAGAAGCCGCACCCTCGATTCACCCGaaaggacgacgaccttCTTTACAAGTGTGAAATCGAGCTGGTGACGGCCTTGGCTGGTGGAACCATCTTCATTGAGCATCTCGACGACCGGTGGCTTAGCATCGATATCCTTCCTGGTGAGGCCATAGCACAAG ATGCTGTCAAAATGGTTCGCGGCCAAGGCATGCCCACTCCCCGTCACCACGACTTCGGCAACATGTACATCCACTTCAACGTCAAGTTCCCCGAAAAGAACTGGACTGAGGACCCCGCTGCTTTCGAGGCTCTGCGGAAGCTTTTGCCGTCACCGCCCCTTCAGAACATCCCGCCGTCGGACGCCATGACGGAGCCTGCCGATCTCGAGGATATGGATTCACAGACCCAGAACCGGGTCTTTGGCAGCCCCGGCATGggtgaggacgaggacgaggacggccatCCTGGCGCCGAGCGCGTGCAGTGTGCTTCCCAGTAA
- the YDJ1 gene encoding Type I HSP40 co-chaperone (EggNog:ENOG503NW8I~COG:O) encodes MVKETKFYETLGVAPEATEQELKKAYKMNALKYHPDKNAHNPGAEEKFKEVSHAYEILSDPQKRQIYDQYGEAGLEGGAGGGGMAAEDLFAQFFGGGGFGGMGGMFGGMNNRGPPKARTIHHTHKVSLEDIYRGKISKLALQRSIICPKCEGVGGKEGSVKRCPGCDGHGMKTMMRQMGPMIQRFQTVCPDCNGEGEIIKEKDRCKQCHGKKTVVDRKVLHVHVDKGVRSGTKVEFRGEGDQAPGVQAGDVVFEIEQKPHPRFTRKDDDLLYKCEIELVTALAGGTIFIEHLDDRWLSIDILPGEAIAQGMWY; translated from the exons ATGGTCAAAGAAACCAAGTTCTATGAGACCCTGGGG GTCGCTCCTGAAGCCACCGAGCAGGAGTTGAAGAAGGCGTACAAGATGAACGCCCTCAAGTACCACCCCG ACAAAAACGCACACaaccccggcgccgaggaaaAGTTCAAAGAGGTTTCCCACGCGTATGAGATCCTTTCTGATCCCCAGAAGCGACAAATTTACGACCAAtacggcgaggccggcctcgagggaggcgctggcggcggtggcatggccgccgaggacctgtTCGCGCAGttcttcggcggcggtggcttcGGAGGCATGGGTGGCATGTTCGGCGGCATGAACAACCGCGGCCCTCCCAAGGCACGGACCATTCACCACACTCACAAGGTTTCCTTGGAAGATATCTACCGTGGCAAGATCTCCAAGCTGGCCCTGCAGCGCTCTATCATCTGCCCAAAGTGCGAAGGCGTTGGTGGCAAGGAAGGCTCCGTCAAGCGGTGCCCCGGCTGCGATGGCCATGGcatgaagacgatgatgcgccAGATGGGTCCCATGATTCAGCGCTTCCAGACCGTATGCCCCGACTgcaacggcgagggcgagatcATCAAGGAGAAGGATCGCTGCAAGCAGTGCCATGGCAAGAAGACAGTTGTCGACAGGAAGGTCCTACATGTTCACGTCGACAAGGGTGTTCGCAGCGGCACCAAGGTCGAGTTCCGCGGTGAGGGTGACCAGGCCCCGGGCGTCCAGGCCGGTGACGTCGTTTTCGAGATCGAGCAGAAGCCGCACCCTCGATTCACCCGaaaggacgacgaccttCTTTACAAGTGTGAAATCGAGCTGGTGACGGCCTTGGCTGGTGGAACCATCTTCATTGAGCATCTCGACGACCGGTGGCTTAGCATCGATATCCTTCCTGGTGAGGCCATAGCACAAGGTATGTGGTATTGA